In Paenibacillus larvae subsp. larvae, the following proteins share a genomic window:
- a CDS encoding S-Ena type endospore appendage → MCGNSSSSAVFNFCNNVSKQIVNIQQCNPIFQPTPSVTALTYFTNPTGLVINGSFTVVNTSTSSVFNVNYTTGVTLSTVVVTAGRSETIFVEDLRTITIESLTGATPEANATGSLVLDLHYCVKCA, encoded by the coding sequence ATGTGTGGAAATTCATCAAGTTCTGCCGTGTTTAATTTTTGTAATAATGTGTCCAAGCAAATTGTCAATATTCAACAATGTAATCCCATTTTTCAACCTACTCCGAGTGTTACTGCTCTTACTTACTTTACTAATCCAACGGGGTTAGTAATCAATGGTTCATTTACCGTAGTTAATACCAGTACTTCTTCTGTCTTTAATGTTAACTATACCACGGGTGTCACGCTATCAACCGTCGTTGTTACAGCTGGTCGTTCGGAAACGATCTTCGTTGAAGATTTGAGAACTATTACAATCGAAAGTCTTACAGGAGCAACACCTGAAGCAAACGCTACAGGAAGTTTAGTATTAGATTTGCACTATTGCGTAAAATGCGCTTAG
- a CDS encoding tyrosine-type recombinase/integrase yields the protein MRKATGISEKGDQTIQDFIHALTTHEDLNPKTLKEYASDLKHFIGWFETADHQEEEVLFRIEDVATPTLTRYRETAQKVMKLKPATINRRLITLKRFFEWAVSESNPSKPVKLVPEEKISPRQMTDKEEAALIAASEHGGSLRDQTILILMFHTGLRTMEVCDLAPGDIQIGKRRGQLTVRSGKRNKQREVPLNATCRAALEKYLAVHPSDSPYLFPSEKTGDRLTERALRHLIQKYMKSARLKGLSAHDLRHRFGYVMAENTPLHRLAQIMGHDSLDTTMIYVKATRSDLQSEVEKIAWQ from the coding sequence ATGAGAAAGGCGACCGGGATTTCGGAAAAGGGCGATCAGACGATTCAGGACTTCATTCACGCTCTCACCACCCACGAAGATTTGAATCCCAAAACACTAAAAGAGTACGCAAGCGACTTAAAACATTTTATCGGTTGGTTTGAGACAGCCGACCACCAAGAGGAAGAGGTACTATTTCGAATTGAAGATGTGGCTACTCCAACATTAACACGATATCGGGAAACTGCTCAAAAAGTAATGAAATTGAAACCGGCGACCATTAACCGGCGGCTTATAACCCTGAAACGTTTTTTCGAGTGGGCTGTTTCGGAATCCAATCCTTCCAAACCAGTTAAATTGGTTCCTGAAGAAAAGATCAGCCCCAGGCAGATGACAGACAAAGAAGAAGCTGCATTGATCGCTGCGTCCGAGCACGGTGGTTCCCTTCGGGATCAGACGATTCTTATCTTGATGTTTCACACCGGCTTACGAACAATGGAAGTATGCGATCTGGCTCCCGGAGATATTCAAATCGGTAAACGCCGCGGTCAGCTTACGGTTCGATCCGGAAAACGGAATAAACAGCGGGAAGTACCTTTGAACGCTACGTGCAGAGCTGCTTTAGAAAAATATCTGGCAGTCCATCCTTCGGATAGTCCTTATCTGTTTCCATCGGAGAAAACTGGTGATCGATTAACCGAACGAGCTTTACGCCATTTGATTCAAAAATACATGAAATCGGCGCGGCTCAAAGGATTGAGCGCCCACGATCTACGGCACCGGTTCGGGTACGTGATGGCTGAAAACACCCCATTGCACCGCCTGGCGCAAATTATGGGACACGATAGTCTGGACACAACGATGATTTATGTCAAGGCGACTCGTTCAGATCTGCAATCTGAAGTCGAAAAAATAGCTTGGCAATAA
- a CDS encoding IS3 family transposase, whose translation MRIWLKKTYGIHVNHKRVYRLMKQMGIQAQIRKKKRYYEKKKYVWFPIMY comes from the coding sequence ATGCGAATTTGGTTGAAGAAGACGTATGGTATACACGTAAACCACAAAAGGGTTTATCGTTTAATGAAACAAATGGGGATACAAGCTCAGATTCGCAAAAAGAAAAGGTATTATGAAAAAAAGAAGTATGTGTGGTTTCCGATAATGTATTAA
- a CDS encoding IS3 family transposase: protein MDNACTESFFGHFKSECLYIQSFESEEALKTAIDKYIRFYNYDRFQAKLSNFSPVEYRTKVA from the coding sequence TTGGATAACGCCTGTACGGAGAGTTTTTTTGGGCATTTCAAATCAGAGTGTCTATACATACAATCTTTTGAATCTGAAGAGGCACTCAAAACCGCTATAGATAAATACATACGGTTTTATAATTACGACAGGTTCCAGGCAAAATTAAGCAACTTTAGTCCGGTGGAATACCGTACTAAGGTTGCTTAG
- a CDS encoding helix-turn-helix domain-containing protein, which yields MAKKGQTFKHYPHEMKVEAIRLHLEEGWTYRRIMEHLGISDRHRLKVWMKKYKQLGEFGLMDQRGRREEYVDQDRYVQKLKQENQMLKKCLKIWMEVM from the coding sequence ATGGCGAAGAAGGGTCAGACGTTTAAACATTATCCACATGAAATGAAAGTAGAGGCCATTAGACTGCATTTGGAGGAAGGTTGGACGTATCGAAGGATCATGGAACATCTAGGTATATCGGACAGACATCGGCTTAAAGTATGGATGAAAAAATACAAGCAACTTGGTGAATTTGGACTCATGGATCAACGAGGCCGCCGCGAAGAATATGTGGATCAGGACCGGTATGTTCAAAAGCTGAAACAGGAGAACCAAATGCTAAAAAAGTGTTTGAAAATCTGGATGGAGGTGATGTGA
- a CDS encoding aldo/keto reductase — protein MKYRKLGKTGIKVSVIGLGTWQFGGEWGKHFTQAEVDAILDKAAELGINLIDTAECYGDHLSESLIGDYIKRHKREDWVIATKFGHHFKSHLSRDERWSPEDMLQQLDASLKALQTDYIDLYQFHSGPDNKFFNDDLWTLLDKQVEAGKVRHLGTSISKNNNLKQTDASSRYKSESIQVVYNRLNRKPEEGVFQSCQDQNLGVLARVPLASGLLSGKYKPGTVFQQGDVRKRQEQEEIDRQLKEVEEIRKREVPENMNMATWSLAWCLKHPAVTSVIPGCKSPQQAEANAQAARYVSDNHPQAWKED, from the coding sequence ATGAAATACCGCAAACTTGGAAAAACCGGCATAAAAGTTTCTGTCATTGGCCTTGGAACTTGGCAGTTTGGGGGAGAATGGGGGAAACACTTCACACAAGCGGAAGTAGATGCGATTCTGGATAAAGCGGCGGAACTCGGAATTAACCTGATTGACACGGCTGAATGCTATGGCGATCATTTATCTGAGTCCCTGATCGGGGATTATATCAAACGCCATAAACGTGAAGATTGGGTCATTGCTACTAAGTTCGGGCACCATTTTAAATCCCATCTTTCCAGAGACGAACGCTGGTCCCCTGAAGACATGCTGCAGCAGCTGGATGCTTCTTTAAAAGCCTTGCAGACGGATTATATTGATTTGTACCAGTTCCACTCCGGTCCTGACAACAAATTCTTCAACGATGATTTATGGACGCTGCTGGACAAACAGGTGGAGGCGGGCAAAGTCCGGCATCTGGGCACCTCCATCAGTAAAAATAATAATTTAAAACAAACCGATGCTTCCTCCCGCTACAAATCGGAAAGCATTCAGGTTGTATATAACCGGCTTAACCGGAAACCCGAAGAGGGCGTCTTCCAGTCTTGCCAGGATCAAAACCTTGGCGTACTCGCCCGTGTTCCGCTCGCAAGCGGTTTATTAAGCGGAAAGTATAAACCCGGTACCGTCTTTCAGCAAGGGGATGTCCGCAAACGTCAGGAACAAGAGGAAATCGACCGCCAATTAAAGGAAGTGGAAGAAATCAGGAAGCGGGAAGTGCCGGAAAACATGAATATGGCTACCTGGTCCCTTGCCTGGTGCCTCAAACATCCCGCAGTTACCAGCGTTATTCCGGGATGCAAGAGCCCTCAGCAGGCAGAAGCCAACGCTCAGGCCGCCCGTTATGTGAGCGATAATCATCCCCAAGCCTGGAAAGAAGACTAA
- the lepB gene encoding signal peptidase I, giving the protein MLTKMAKDWLPSVVIAVVISLLVNVYVAQAVKVPTGSMMPTIQVNDRLVVEKMVALTHFDYGDIVVFHPPIEEMDERFVKRLIGLGGDTIEVKDGKLLRNGEVIEEPYIKEQMKYSFGPVQVPEGHYLFLGDNRNESYDSHMWPTPFVPEKNIIGKVLFRYYPFSDFGKVI; this is encoded by the coding sequence ATGCTGACAAAAATGGCAAAAGACTGGCTGCCAAGCGTTGTCATTGCAGTTGTTATATCCTTACTTGTCAATGTATATGTGGCTCAGGCAGTTAAAGTGCCGACCGGTTCCATGATGCCTACCATCCAGGTCAACGACCGGCTGGTTGTAGAAAAAATGGTCGCCTTGACGCATTTTGATTACGGGGATATTGTTGTGTTTCATCCACCTATTGAAGAAATGGATGAGCGTTTCGTCAAAAGGCTGATTGGTCTTGGAGGAGATACCATTGAAGTGAAGGACGGAAAGCTTCTGCGAAATGGCGAAGTCATTGAAGAACCCTACATTAAAGAGCAAATGAAGTATTCGTTCGGACCTGTTCAGGTGCCGGAGGGACATTATCTTTTTCTTGGGGATAACCGGAATGAAAGTTACGATTCCCATATGTGGCCTACACCCTTTGTTCCAGAGAAAAATATAATCGGAAAAGTATTGTTCCGTTATTATCCGTTTTCCGATTTTGGAAAAGTGATATGA